One segment of Synchiropus splendidus isolate RoL2022-P1 chromosome 4, RoL_Sspl_1.0, whole genome shotgun sequence DNA contains the following:
- the LOC128757915 gene encoding uncharacterized protein LOC128757915 yields MLTRCALVLLVLVVAGSLAAPAIGPSKPAAKPGPPKPDPNTPGPEAENPDTLDRPDESSPSDDAPSQTSIPGSSEGSSPGSAGSQEEGESESTTEDSPASQGSQDEGESESTAEESTAEESPASQGSQDEGESESTAEDSPASPGSQEEGESESTAEDSPASPGSQEEEASESTGEESQDDPQGGDTTEESPEEGENKDGDESQNEEKEDSDASESESSNGDAESAESTDQSTNGGESSEGASSQDPPGSESTEPESESEDADQTKADADDAASEETNSTDQNDEEAQEEDDSMTDDSAPEVVDAADGAQQDNSDADTTGGDENDDSQSVDLPTDQTDDQKEADTPPAAPAEQNDTPAPPGDTN; encoded by the exons ATGTTGACAAG GTGTGCCCTCGTGTTGCTAGTGCTGGTCGTTGCTGGATCTCTGGCCGCGCCTGCCATTG GACCATCAAAACCAGcagctaaaccag GTCCTCCAAAACCAGACCCTAATACACCAGGGCCAGAGGCTGAGAACCCCGACACACTAGACCGCCCAGATGAATCATCCCCCTCAGATGATGCTCCCTCACAGACTTCCATACCTGGGTCTTCAGAAGGCAGCTCACCAGGCTCCGCCGGATCCCAGGAAGAGGGAGAGTCAGAGTCCACAACTGAGGACTCTCCAGCATCTCAAGGCTCCCAGGATGAGGGCGAGTCAGAGTCCACAGCTGAGGAGTCCACAGCTGAGGAGTCCCCAGCATCTCAAGGCTCCCAGGATGAGGGAGAGTCAGAGTCCACAGCTGAAGACTCCCCAGCATCTCCAGGCTCCCAGGAAGAGGGAGAGTCAGAGTCCACAGCTGAAGACTCTCCAGCATCTCCAGGCTCCCAAGAAGAGGAAGCATCAGAGTCCACAGGTGAGGAGTCCCAAGATGACCCTCAAGGGGGGGACACCACAGAAGAGTCTCCAGAAGAGGGTGAAAATAAGGATGGAGATGAGAGCCAAAATGAAGAGAAGGAAGATTCAGACGCTTCTGAGAGTGAGTCTTCCAACGGAGATGCAGAGTCTGCAGAGTCGACCGACCAGTCGACAAATGGGGGCGAGTCTTCTGAGGGCGCTTCGAGTCAAGACCCTCCTGGATCTGAGTCCACGGagccagaatcagaatctgaagATGCCGACCAAACCAAGGCAGATGCTGATGATGCTGCTTCTGAGGAAACAAACTCAACAGACCAGAACGATGAAG AGGctcaggaggaggacgacagcaTGACAGACGACAGCGCGCCCGAGGTCGTGGACGCTGCTGATGGCGCTCAACAGGACAACAGCGACGCAGACACGACAGGCGGAGACGAGAACGACGACAGCCAGAGCGTAGACCTTCCCACAGACCAGACTGATGACCAGAAAGAAGCGGACA cgccccctgcagctcCGGCAGAGCAGAACGACACccctgctccccctggtg ATACTAATTAA
- the LOC128757926 gene encoding protein pygopus-like isoform X1 translates to MLPQKLLMASVLVAMVTAAQTAPLDAEREEAETTEEAEPVEEEGQISEEEEDEESESADRILGLHGVQKTTLAPVAPPSRVSVQLDSSGPQETGAGLEAGGRVVASASSTGHSEGSSLAMETFGQDGLSGPPGAGSGVSQESGGSVGSAVAGSLPGQQSSVEPGASSGDPASAAGFAGHESPDASGGHPPGSPQGPSSGGLIGSGGVEDSEGPASGMSGNGVKLLNGGGAHGVSGHQGVLVGSVTQQDLLTNPDLQNVTPDPHHHAEVQNFTSEVLREADLHHVTPGLNLYQDLHNVTPDLSNGIASPDVQHESPELRRDPQNVTPDVRRDVQRITPGPSDPTHTVGPDAMVTDAAFVDPTGTSLYNSGTTGWDPTRTAGPVTEQYNPSGSGPEGSENVELEDSC, encoded by the exons ATGTTACCACA GAAGCTTCTGATGGCGTCCGTCTTGGTCGCCATGGTAACGGCAGCTCAGACGGCTCCCCTGGATGCAGAGCGTGAGGAGGCGGAGACCACCGAGGAGGCCGAGcccgtggaggaggaggggcagatctcagaggaagaggagg atgaagagtctgagagTGCGGATAGGATTTTGG GACTCCATGGTGTCCAAAAAACCACACTGGCTCCAGTGGCGCCTCCATCGAGAGTCTCAG TCCAGTTAGACTCCAGTGGACCCCAGGAGACGGGGGCAGGCCTCGAGGCAGGTGGGAGAGTCGTCGCATCTGCTTCCTCTACGGGCCACTCTGAAGGATCCTCTCTTGCGATGGAAACCTTCGGTCAGGACGGATTATCAGGTCCTCCAGGTGCAGGATCTGGAGTGTCGCAGGAGTCAGGAGGTTCAGTTGGGTCTGCCGTGGCTGGGAGCCTCCCGGGCCAACAAAGCTCAGTAGAACCCGGAGCAAGTTCTGGTGATCCTGCAAGTGCTGCAGGGTTCGCAGGTCATGAAAGTCCAGATGCCTCAGGAGGACATCCTCCTGGAAGTCCTCAAGGTCCCAGCTCTGGAGGCCTTATAGGTTCCGGAGGGGTGGAAGACTCCGAAGGCCCAGCTTCTGGGATGTCCGGAAATGGAGTCAAGCTGCTGAACGGTGGTGGAGCCCATGGGGTGTCAG GACACCAGGGGGTGCTGGTGGGTAGTGTCACTCAGCAGGACCTCCTCACAAATCCTGACCTCCAGAACGTCACGCCAGACCCCCACCATCACGCGGAAGTTCAGAACTTCACCTCAGAAGTTCTGAGAGAAGCAGACTTGCATCATGTAACCCCGGGCCTCAACCTATATCAGGACCTCCACAATGTCACCCCTGACCTCAGCAACGGGATCGCTAGTCCAGATGTCCAGCATGAGAGTCCGGAGCTCCGCAGAGATCCCCAGAACGTCACTCCTGATGTTCGCAGGGACGTCCAGAGAATCACACCGGGTCCGTCGGATCCCACACACACTGTAGGCCCTGACGCCATGGTCACTGATGCAG CTTTTGTGGATCCGACCGGAACCAGCCTCTACAACA GTGGTACAACAGGGTGGGACCCAACCAGGACAGCTG GTCCAGTTACTGAACAGTACAACCCATCTGGTTCGGGTCCTGAAG GttcagaaaatgtggaactgGAGGATTCCTGCTGA
- the LOC128757926 gene encoding protein pygopus-like isoform X2: MLPQKLLMASVLVAMVTAAQTAPLDAEREEAETTEEAEPVEEEGQISEEEEGLHGVQKTTLAPVAPPSRVSVQLDSSGPQETGAGLEAGGRVVASASSTGHSEGSSLAMETFGQDGLSGPPGAGSGVSQESGGSVGSAVAGSLPGQQSSVEPGASSGDPASAAGFAGHESPDASGGHPPGSPQGPSSGGLIGSGGVEDSEGPASGMSGNGVKLLNGGGAHGVSGHQGVLVGSVTQQDLLTNPDLQNVTPDPHHHAEVQNFTSEVLREADLHHVTPGLNLYQDLHNVTPDLSNGIASPDVQHESPELRRDPQNVTPDVRRDVQRITPGPSDPTHTVGPDAMVTDAAFVDPTGTSLYNSGTTGWDPTRTAGPVTEQYNPSGSGPEGSENVELEDSC; the protein is encoded by the exons ATGTTACCACA GAAGCTTCTGATGGCGTCCGTCTTGGTCGCCATGGTAACGGCAGCTCAGACGGCTCCCCTGGATGCAGAGCGTGAGGAGGCGGAGACCACCGAGGAGGCCGAGcccgtggaggaggaggggcagatctcagaggaagaggagg GACTCCATGGTGTCCAAAAAACCACACTGGCTCCAGTGGCGCCTCCATCGAGAGTCTCAG TCCAGTTAGACTCCAGTGGACCCCAGGAGACGGGGGCAGGCCTCGAGGCAGGTGGGAGAGTCGTCGCATCTGCTTCCTCTACGGGCCACTCTGAAGGATCCTCTCTTGCGATGGAAACCTTCGGTCAGGACGGATTATCAGGTCCTCCAGGTGCAGGATCTGGAGTGTCGCAGGAGTCAGGAGGTTCAGTTGGGTCTGCCGTGGCTGGGAGCCTCCCGGGCCAACAAAGCTCAGTAGAACCCGGAGCAAGTTCTGGTGATCCTGCAAGTGCTGCAGGGTTCGCAGGTCATGAAAGTCCAGATGCCTCAGGAGGACATCCTCCTGGAAGTCCTCAAGGTCCCAGCTCTGGAGGCCTTATAGGTTCCGGAGGGGTGGAAGACTCCGAAGGCCCAGCTTCTGGGATGTCCGGAAATGGAGTCAAGCTGCTGAACGGTGGTGGAGCCCATGGGGTGTCAG GACACCAGGGGGTGCTGGTGGGTAGTGTCACTCAGCAGGACCTCCTCACAAATCCTGACCTCCAGAACGTCACGCCAGACCCCCACCATCACGCGGAAGTTCAGAACTTCACCTCAGAAGTTCTGAGAGAAGCAGACTTGCATCATGTAACCCCGGGCCTCAACCTATATCAGGACCTCCACAATGTCACCCCTGACCTCAGCAACGGGATCGCTAGTCCAGATGTCCAGCATGAGAGTCCGGAGCTCCGCAGAGATCCCCAGAACGTCACTCCTGATGTTCGCAGGGACGTCCAGAGAATCACACCGGGTCCGTCGGATCCCACACACACTGTAGGCCCTGACGCCATGGTCACTGATGCAG CTTTTGTGGATCCGACCGGAACCAGCCTCTACAACA GTGGTACAACAGGGTGGGACCCAACCAGGACAGCTG GTCCAGTTACTGAACAGTACAACCCATCTGGTTCGGGTCCTGAAG GttcagaaaatgtggaactgGAGGATTCCTGCTGA
- the hsf1 gene encoding heat shock factor protein 1: MEEVEAGSVAAALGPGLAVLSGANTVPAFLTKLWILVEDPDTDQLICWSSSGTSFHVLDQARFSKEVLPKFFKHNNMASFVRQLNMYGFRKVVHLEQGGLLKPERDDTEFQHQFFQRGQQHLLELIKRKVNNPLPARTDDVKVDDVTRILTDVKMLKGKQETIDSKIVTMKHENEALWREVASLRQKHSQQQKLVNKLIQFLVSLVQSNRIVGMKRKLPLMLNDSSHAHSLPKYSRPFSVDSVQALLLGDGAHTSGPIISDITEVTSPAAQAVQEAVSQDVKPEPDLLPVDTPLSPTTFINSILQEEAPHSPAQPSSPAAHTSDPSPSSVAKPDNPVVLLSSTPPAEPSVVLDSPSRRCQTVACIDKTELSDHLDSIDSGLENLQNALNNQKLSFDTSPIMEFFSTLGSSGDLNLDFETLLSDHAPKEDDALSGKQLVQYTPTALSEPVSSLEADANLPLDPELFFQSEVSAADDVDDASLLSYSTLDSVL; the protein is encoded by the exons ATGGAGGAAGTTGAAGCGGGATCCGTGGCCGCGGCCCTGGGACCCGGGCTCGCCGTCCTGAGCGGAGCTAACACGGTGCCTGCGTTCCTCACCAAGCTCTGGATCCTGGTGGAGGACCCCGACACTGACCAACTGATCTGCTGGAGTTCG AGTGGCACCAGCTTTCATGTTCTGGACCAGGCCCGATTCTCCAAAGAGGTTCTCCCAAAGTTcttcaaacacaacaacatggcCAGCTTTGTCAGGCAGCTGAACATGT atgggttccggaaggtGGTCCACCTGGAGCAAGGCGGCCTCCTGAAACCAGAGCGGGATGACACCGAGTTCCAACACCAGTTCTTCCAGCGCGGTCAACAGCACCTCTTGGAGCTGATCAAACGCAAGGTCAACAAT CCTTTGCCAGCTCGGACGGACGACGTGAAGGTGGACGATGTGACTCGTATCCTGACCGATGTGAAGATGCTGAAGGGAAAACAGGAAACCATCGACTCCAAGATCGTCACGATGAAACA TGAGAACGAGGCTCTGTGGCGGGAAGTGGCCTCACTGAGACAGAAACATTCGCAGCAGCAGAAACTGGTCAACAAG CTGATCCAGTTCCTGGTGTCGCTAGTGCAGTCCAACCGAATTGTCGGCATGAAGAGGAAGCT TCCCCTGATGCTCAATGACTCGAGCCACGCCCACTCCCTGCCCAAGTACAGCCGGCCCTTCTCGGTGGACAGCGTTCAG GCTCTGCTCCTGGGTGATGGCGCCCACACCTCCGGACCGATCATCTCTGACATCACCGAGGTGACCTCCCCCGCGGCTCAAGCGGTGCAGGAGGCCGTCAGTCAGGATGTCAAGCCGGAGCCGGACCTCTTGCCCGTGGACACGCCCCTCTCGCCCACCACTTTCATCAACTCAATCCTGCAGGAGGAGGCCCCCCACAGTCCTGCCCAGCCCTCCTCTCCGGCCGCCCACACCTCAGATCCCAGCCCCTCCAGCGTGGCGAAACCAGACAATCCCGTCGTGCTCCTGAGCTCCACTCCTCCTGCAGAGCCCAGCGTCGTCCTGGACTCTCCCAGCAGACGGTGTCAGACAGTTGCCTGCATCGACAA GACAGAACTGTCGGATCACTTGGATTCCATCGACAGCGGCCTGGAGAACCTCCAGAACGCCTTGAACAATCAGAAGCTCTCCTTCGACACCAGCCCCATCATGGAG TTCTTCAGCACGCTGGGCTCCTCTGGAGATTTAAATTTGGATTTTGAGACG CTTCTGTCTGACCACGCCCCGAAGGAAGATGATGCTCTGTCAG GCAAGCAGCTGGTGCAATACACACCCACTGCCCTCTCTGAGCCAGTCAGCTCCCTGGAGGCTGACGCCAACCTGCCGCTGGACCCGGAGCTTTTCTTCCAGTCAGAAGTATCGGCCGCCGATGACGTGGACGACGCCTCGCTTCTTAGCTACAGCACCCTGGACTCTGTCCTCTGA
- the lrp12 gene encoding low-density lipoprotein receptor-related protein 12 yields MTPCPAIFSCSLVPRIIFVLAGCVCVSAVPNACGEGGAELLRSPTGVITSPGWPLLYSPHLNCSWNIRGRPGDTVTISFQDFDLQRSHHCSADFLSISSDQDSVGVRLCGLSLPLPFTSSQNLAWIRFHSDNALTGKGFRLSYITSPVESSTCEADQFHCANGKCIPSWWRCNKMDECGDDSDETECGNNVPQLSFQPCGRNQFPCLSRYTRVYTCLPQSLRCDGAIDCQDLGDEINCDVPACGERLKNFFGSFASPNYPDLYPPGSDCTWQIDTGDRRRVLLRFTDFKLDGTGAGDYVKVYDGLEENPRRLLRVLTAFDSRTTPVQVVSSSGRLRIHFYADKINAARGFNATYQVDGFCLPWEVPCGGSWGCYTEQQRCDGFWHCANGRDELNCSTCQPDEFPCSRSGACYPRSDRCNYQNRCPNGSDEKNCFFCQPGNFHCKNNRCVFESWVCDAQDDCGDGSDEEHCPVLVPTRVVTAAVIGSLVCGLLLVVALGCTCKLYSLRLFERRSFETQLSRVEAELLRREAPPSYGQLIAQGLIPPVEDFPVCTGSQASVLENLRLAVRSQLGFTSLRLPSSGRRGSSHTLWPRLFSRSRRPTPLALVSADLDNSSGSAPPSPDDTDSEAELLRERGGAVGGLPSKTLPIPEPDVVPARNQLVPQTPPPSDVTTVDPQVQSTSSLQRLVQNLQRLARPWTRSAPDQNQPWPRLQPPEDLDDVELLIPDSAPSPVLEPRPPTSAGHASRHREDGGRCGGPCEHCGIVHTALIPESCRASGPKLEDDEQLLAC; encoded by the exons ATGACTCCCTGTCCGGCAATTTTCAGCTGCTCTCTGGTCCCCCGAATCATATTCGTGCTTGCAG GATGCGTTTGTGTGTCCGCGGTCCCTAACG cttGTGGTGAAGGGGGTGCGGAGCTTTTGCGATCCCCCACTGGTGTCATCACCAGTCCTGGCTGGCCACTCCTCTATTCTCCTCACCTGAACTGCAGTTGGAACATCCGCGGTCGGCCTGGCGACACCGTGACCATCAG TTTCCAGGACTTCGACCTGCAGCGCTCCCACCACTGTTCTGCAGACTTCTTGTCGATAAGCAGCGACCAGGATTCGGTTGGCGTTCGGTTATGTGGCCTGTCACTCCCGCTGCCATTCACGTCTTCTCAAAACCTGGCGTGGATCCGCTTTCACTCGGATAATGCTCTGACAGGGAAGGGCTTCCGTCTGTCCTACATCACCA GTCCAGTGGAGTCGTCCACCTGTGAGGCCGACCAGTTCCACTGTGCCAACGGAAAGTGCATTCCATCATGGTGGCGTTGCAACAAAATGGACGAGTGCGGTGATGATTCAGACGAGACAGAATGTGGCAACAATGTGCCGCAGCTGTCCTTCCAGCCTTGTGGACGAAACCAGTTCCCATGTCTTTCCCGCTACACCCGCGTCTACACCTGCCTGCCTCAGAGCCTGCGCTGCGATGGCGCCATAGACTGCCAG GACCTCGGTGACGAGATTAACTGTGACGTTCCCGCATGTGGTGAACGTCTGAAGAACTTCTTTGGCTCCTTCGCATCTCCGAACTATCCGGATTTGTACCCGCCTGGCAGCGACTGCACCTGGCAGATCGACACTGGCGACCGCCGCCGGGTCCTGCTGCGCTTTACTGACTTCAAACTGGATGGAACTGGCGCCGGAGACTATGTGAAGGTGTACGACGGCCTGGAGGAGAACCCGCGCCGCCTGCTGCGAGTCCTCACGGCCTTCGATTCACGCACCACTCCGGTTCAGGTGGTGTCCTCCTCCGGACGATTGCGGATTCACTTCTATGCCGACAAGATCAACGCAGCCAGAGGCTTCAACGCCACATATCAG GTGGACGGGTTCTGCCTGCCCTGGGAGGTTCCATGTGGTGGGAGCTGGGGCTGCTACACGGAGCAGCAGCGCTGCGACGGCTTCTGGCACTGCGCCAACGGGCGAGATGAGCTCAACTGCTCCACCTGCCAGCCAGACGAGTTCCCGTGCTCCCGGAGCGGCGCCTGCTACCCGCGGTCGGACCGGTGCAACTATCAAAACCGATGCCCCAACGGCTCGGATGAGAAGAACTGCTTCTTCTGCCAGCCAGGCAACTTCCACTGCAAG AACAACCGCTGCGTGTTTGAGTCCTGGGTGTGTGACGCACAGGACGACTGCGGTGACGGCAGCGACGAGGAGCACTGTCCTGTCTTGGTGCCCACCCGCGTGGTCACGGCGGCGGTGATCGGCAGTCTGGTCTGTGGCCTCCTGTTAGTGGTGGCGCTGGGCTGCACCTGCAAGCTCTATTCGCTGCGACTCTTCGAACGCAG GTCGTTCGAGACGCAGTTGTCCAGGGTGGAGGCAGAGCTACTAAGAAGGGAAGCCCCGCCTTCTTATGGTCAGCTGATTGCCCAGGGCCTGATCCCGCCTGTTGAGGATTTTCCAGTGTGCACAGGCAGCCAG GCATCTGTGCTGGAGAATCTGCGCCTGGCAGTTCGCTCTCAACTGGGGTTCACGTCGCTCCGCCTGCCGTcgtcaggtcgcaggggcagcagccacaCCCTGTGGCCTCGCCTCTTCTCCCGGTCCCGCCGGCCCACCCCTCTGGCACTGGTGTCAGCGGACCTGGACAATAGCAGCGGCTCAGCGCCTCCGAGCCCGGACGACACGGATTCAGAGGCGGAGCTTCTGCGAGAGCGCGGGGGAGCTGTCGGCGGTCTCCCTTCAAAAACACTGCCAATACCCGAGCCTGACGTGGTCCCTGCCAGGAATCAGCTTGTGCCCCAAACTCCTCCCCCTTCTGATGTCACAACAGTGGATCCTCAGGTTCAGTCTACATCTTCTCTGCAGCGCCTGGTCCAGAACCTGCAGCGTCTGGCCCGCCCTTGGACTCGCAGCGCTCCGGATCAGAACCAGCCCTGGCCCCGTCTCCAGCCTCCAGAGGACCTAGATGATGTGGAACTGTTGATTCCCGACTCTGCTCCATCACCTGTTCTTGAGCCCCGCCCCCCGACCTCCGCAGGTCATGCCTCTCGTCACCGTGAGGACGGTGGTCGTTGCGGGGGTCCTTGTGAACACTGTGGGATCGTGCATACGGCCCTCA
- the bop1 gene encoding ribosome biogenesis protein bop1: MADVKCSESPNEKVLGERKRKANKNETENTLLERNLTLSSDDDDDDEESVYSGLEDSGSDSLTDEDGDKDEDDKESDEEGAEPPLPDEYQQDSSDEEDIRNTVGNIPMEWYKDFPHIGYDLDGKRILKPIRNKDELDEFLDKMENPDYWKTVHDKTTESDIVLSDEQVELVKRLQRGQFGDVNFNEYQPTIEFFSGDVMIHPVTNRPEDKRSFIPSLIEKEKVSKLVHAIKMGWIKPRREDSDSKDRYYDLWANEDSSILANHRMHLPAPRMPLPGHNESYNPPPEYLLTDEERLLWEQQDPEDRKFPFLPKRFSSLRHVPAYPRFIHERFERCLDLYLAPRQRKMRVNVDPEDLIPKLPRPRDLQPFPTTQSLVYKGHTGMVRSISVSPSGQWLASGSDDGTVRLWEVSTARCMCVVKVGGTVKCVAWNPNPSLSLLGVAVNSEVLILFPTLADRQVRTATEHVLTAPEDAEPSEEAQPVTWTVAEGDDLMQNIRLRLAHPKAVSRVTWHPKGDYFATVVPDSCSHQQVFLHQLSRQRTQNPFRRNHGLVQCVAFHPLRPHLLVATQRCIRIYNLLKQECTKKLQANAKWVSSLAVHPTGDHVICGSYDCRLSWFDLDLSTTPYRMLRHHKKAVRGVAYHRQYPLFASGSDDGTVIVCHGTVYNDLLQNPLIVPVKVLRGHVTTEQLGVMDVTFHPTQPWLFSSGADATIRLYT; encoded by the exons ATGGCGGACGTGAAGTGCAGCGAGTCTCCCAACGAGAAAGTTttgggagagaggaagaggaaagcgAATAAAAACGAGACGGAGAACACGCTTCTGGAGCGGAACCTG aCCTTGAGCAgcgatgatgacgacgacgacgaggaAAGTGTTTACTCTGGACTTGAGGACTCTGGGAGTGACAGTCTTACTGACGAAGACGGCGACAAAGATGAGGATGATAAAGAGTCAGATGAGGAAGGCGCAGAGCCGCCGCTCCCTGATGAGTACCAGCAGGACTCCTCCGATGAGGAG GACATAAGGAACACAGTTGGGAACATTCCCATGGAGTGGTACAAAGACTTCCCCCACATCGGCTATGACTTGGACGGCAAACGGATCCTCAAGCCGATTCGTAATAAGGATGAGCTGGACGAGTTCCTGGATAAGATGGAGAACCCGGACTACTG GAAAACCGTCCACGACAAGACAACAGAAAGCGACATCGTGCTGTCAGATGAGCAGGTGGAGCTGGTGAAGCGGCTGCAGAGGGGGCAGTTTGGAGACGTCAACTTTAATGAATATCAG CCCACCATCGAGTTCTTCAGTGGAGATGTGATGATCCACCCTGTCACCAACAGACCGGAAGACAAGCGCAGCTTCATCCCTTCGCtcatagaaaaagaaaag GTCTCCAAGCTGGTTCATGCCATCAAGATGGGATGGATCAAACCTCGGCGAGAGGATTCAGACAGCAAAGACCGTTACTATGATCTGTGGGCGAACGAGGACTCTTCGATTTTGGCCAATCACCGCATGCACCTGCCTGCGCCGAGAATGCCTCTGCCAGGTCACAATGAGTCCTACAACCCTCCACCTGAGTACCTGCTGACCGACGAGGAG CGTCTCCTGTGGGAGCAGCAAGACCCGGAGGACAGGAAGTTCCCCTTCCTGCCGAAGAGGTTCTCCAGCCTCCGCCACGTCCCGGCGTATCCACGGTTCATACATGAGCGTTTCGAGCGCTGCCTCGACCTTTACCTGGCGCCCAGACAAAGGAAGATGAGG GTCAATGTGGACCCCGAAGACCTGATCCCCAAACTGCCCCGACCCAGAGACCTCCAGCCATTTCCCACCACACAGTCACTG GTGTACAAGGGTCACACTGGAATGGTTCGCTCCATCAGTGTGTCCCCATCCGGCCAGTGGCTTGCTTCAG GAAGTGATGACGGGACCGTGCGGCTCTGGGAGGTGTCCACCGCCCGCTGCATGTGTGTGGTTAAAGTTGGTGGGACTGTCAAGTGTGTGGCCTGGAACCCGAACCCGTCTCTGTCATTACTTGGTGTCGCAGT GAATTCCGAAGTCTTGATTTTGTTTCCCACTCTTGCTGACCGCCAAGTTCGCACGGCCACCGAGCATGTTCTGACAGCTCCTGAAGACGCCGAGCCGTCGGAGGAGGCCCAGCCTGTGACCTGGACGGTGGCTGAGGGCGACGACCTCATGCAGAACATCCGCCTAAGGCTTGCACATCCTAAA gCTGTGTCCAGGGTGACGTGGCATCCGAAAGGAGACTATTTTGCGACGGTGGTTCCGGACAGTTGCAGCCACCAGCAGGTCTTCCTGCACCAGCTCAGCCGCCAACGTACTCAGAACCCGTTCAGACGGAACCACGGCCTGGTCCAGTGCGTGGCCTTTCACCCATTACGGCCCCACCTGCTGGTGGCCACGCAGCGCTGCATCCGCATCTACAACCTCCTCAAGCAAGAGTGCACCAAGAAGCTGCAGGCCAACGCCAAGTGGGTGTCCAGCCTGGCGGTCCACCCCACAG GTGATCATGTGATCTGTGGGAGCTACGACTGCCGTCTCAGCTGGTTCGATCTGGACTTGTCTACAACACCGTATCGAATGCTGAG GCACCACAAGAAGGCGGTGAGGGGCGTGGCCTACCACCGGCAATACCCGCTTTTTGCTTCTGGAAGTGATGACGGAACCGTCATTGTCTGTCATGGCACCGTTTACAA CGACCTGCTCCAGAATCCTCTCATTGTTCCTGTCAAAGTCCtgcgaggtcatgtgaccacagagcAACTGGGCGTCATGGACGTGACCTTTCATCCCACGCAGCCGTGGCTCTTCTCGTCCGGCGCAGATGCCACCATTCGTCTCTACACCTAG